One region of Solea senegalensis isolate Sse05_10M linkage group LG14, IFAPA_SoseM_1, whole genome shotgun sequence genomic DNA includes:
- the mcoln3b gene encoding mucolipin-3 isoform X3, protein MQESSDNEYNEYDTDATPSWAEHQHHSVEELDNVESLRRKIKYYFMNPCEKYHARGRKPWKLLLQIVKIAIITIQLMSFGLSNQMVVTFKEENLMTFRHLFLKDYAHRGMETYAIYTRKDVYDHIDYVIEQYELLHNITTGNHEYEKIGAAYTPLSLCQEYYRNGTIYPGNETFEIDAQVQTDCVEVYPKKNLSQWEVLPKYELHFKRMLSVRITFVLKAINLQTVRHRELPDCYDFTVIITFDNQVHSGRITVDLENDVDINECRDWKVTGAAAKSIFLTVLFDCLIIITCITSLTLCTRSVISGILLQSEYSIYCRDHCSKKVPLSDKLEFVNGWYILIIASDTLTIIGSILKMEIQTKVLTSYDVCSIFLGTGTMFVWIGALRYMGYFRKYNILILTLRAAFPNVIRFLCCAGIIYLSYCFCGWIVLGPYHEKFRTLNTVSECLFSLINGDDMFPTFMNMKHKSSLVWVFSRVYLYTFVSLFIYMILSLFITIITDTYDTIKQQQQSETPTSELHKFLSLCKDLPNSGVYRLNETSSFLDCCLNRCRRHQDRLTSEA, encoded by the exons ATGCAGGAGTCCAGTGACAATGAGTACAATGAGTATGACACAGATGCCACACCTTCCTGGGCAGAACACCAGCATCATAGTGTGGAGGAGCTGGACAATGTGGAGTCTCTCAGAAGGAAGATCAAATATTACTTCATGAACCCGTGTGAGAAATATCACGCTCGTGGACGAAAACCATGGAAACTCTTACTGCAGATTGTCAAAATTGCTATTATTACCATTCAG TTGATGTCTTTTGGGCTCAGTAACCAGATGGTTGTCACATTCAAGGAGGAAAACCTCATGACTTTCAGGCATCTTTTCTTGAAGGATTATGCTCATAGAGGCATGGAAACGTATGCCATCTACACACGGAAAGACGTATATGATCACATTGATTACGTCATTGAACAG TATGAACTTCTACACAACATCACAACAGGAAATCATGAATATGAGAAAATTGGTGCTGCCTACActccactgtcactgtgtcagGAGTATTACAGGAACGGTACCATCTACCCTGGAAATGAGACTTTCGAAATCGATGCCCAAGTGCAAACTG ATTGCGTGGAAGTTTATCCAAAGAAAAACCTGTCCCAGTGGGAAGTACTGCCCAAGTATGAATTGCATTTTAAAAG GATGCTCTCCGTCAGGATCACGTTTGTTCTCAAGGCCATAAATTTGCAAACAGTGAGACATCGAGAGCTGCCCGACTGCTACGACTTCACTGTGATT ATTACTTTCGATAACCAAGTTCACAGCGGCAGGATTACGGTTGACCTGGAAAATGATGTAGACATCAATGAATGCAGAGACTGGAAAGTAACTGGAGCAG CTGCTAAAAGCATTTTCCTAACGGTGCTGTTTGACTGCCTCATCATTATAACATGCATCACCTCCCTCACCCTCTGCACGCGCTCGGTGATCAGCGGGATTCTGCTTCAGTCA GAGTACTCAATCTACTGCAGAGACCACTGCAGTAAGAAAGTCCCGCTGTCAGACAAGTTGGAGTTTGTGAACGGTTGGTATATCCTCATTATTGCCAGTGACACACTGACCATCATCGGCTCCATTCTGAAGATGGAGATCCAGACTAAG GTTCTCACGAGCTACGACGTATGCAGCATCTTCCTCGGCACGGGCACCATGTTCGTCTGGATTGGAGCGCTCCGCTACATGGGCTACTTTAGAAAGTATAAT ATTCTCATCCTGACCCTCAGGGCAGCTTTCCCAAATGTTATCCGTTTCCTCTGCTGTGCTGGAATCATTTACCTGAGTTACTGTTTTTGCGGTTGGATTGTCCTTGGCCCGTATCACGAGAAG ttCCGGACCTTAAACACAGTGTCCGAGTGTCTGTTCTCCCTGATCAACGGAGACGACATGTTTCCCACCTTCATGAACATGAAGCACAAGAGCAGCCTGGTCTGGGTTTTCAGCAGAGTCTACCTGTACACGTTTGTCTCACTATTCATCTACATGATCCTCAGCCTTTTCATCACAATCATCACCGATACCTACGACACCATCAAG caacagcagcaaagtGAAACCCCAACATCAGAGCTGCACAAATTCCTGTCTTTATGTAAAGACCTGCCAAACTCTGGTGTGTACAGACTCAACGAGACCAGCAGCTTCTTGGACTGCTGCCTCAACAG ATGCAGGAGGCATCAGGACAGGCTGACCTCAGAAGCATAG
- the mcoln3b gene encoding mucolipin-3 isoform X2, with translation MTVTDMQESSDNEYNEYDTDATPSWAEHQHHSVEELDNVESLRRKIKYYFMNPCEKYHARGRKPWKLLLQIVKIAIITIQLMSFGLSNQMVVTFKEENLMTFRHLFLKDYAHRGMETYAIYTRKDVYDHIDYVIEQYELLHNITTGNHEYEKIGAAYTPLSLCQEYYRNGTIYPGNETFEIDAQVQTDCVEVYPKKNLSQWEVLPKYELHFKRMLSVRITFVLKAINLQTVRHRELPDCYDFTVIITFDNQVHSGRITVDLENDVDINECRDWKVTGAAAKSIFLTVLFDCLIIITCITSLTLCTRSVISGILLQSEYSIYCRDHCSKKVPLSDKLEFVNGWYILIIASDTLTIIGSILKMEIQTKVLTSYDVCSIFLGTGTMFVWIGALRYMGYFRKYNILILTLRAAFPNVIRFLCCAGIIYLSYCFCGWIVLGPYHEKFRTLNTVSECLFSLINGDDMFPTFMNMKHKSSLVWVFSRVYLYTFVSLFIYMILSLFITIITDTYDTIKQQSETPTSELHKFLSLCKDLPNSGVYRLNETSSFLDCCLNRCRRHQDRLTSEA, from the exons ATGAcagtcacag ATATGCAGGAGTCCAGTGACAATGAGTACAATGAGTATGACACAGATGCCACACCTTCCTGGGCAGAACACCAGCATCATAGTGTGGAGGAGCTGGACAATGTGGAGTCTCTCAGAAGGAAGATCAAATATTACTTCATGAACCCGTGTGAGAAATATCACGCTCGTGGACGAAAACCATGGAAACTCTTACTGCAGATTGTCAAAATTGCTATTATTACCATTCAG TTGATGTCTTTTGGGCTCAGTAACCAGATGGTTGTCACATTCAAGGAGGAAAACCTCATGACTTTCAGGCATCTTTTCTTGAAGGATTATGCTCATAGAGGCATGGAAACGTATGCCATCTACACACGGAAAGACGTATATGATCACATTGATTACGTCATTGAACAG TATGAACTTCTACACAACATCACAACAGGAAATCATGAATATGAGAAAATTGGTGCTGCCTACActccactgtcactgtgtcagGAGTATTACAGGAACGGTACCATCTACCCTGGAAATGAGACTTTCGAAATCGATGCCCAAGTGCAAACTG ATTGCGTGGAAGTTTATCCAAAGAAAAACCTGTCCCAGTGGGAAGTACTGCCCAAGTATGAATTGCATTTTAAAAG GATGCTCTCCGTCAGGATCACGTTTGTTCTCAAGGCCATAAATTTGCAAACAGTGAGACATCGAGAGCTGCCCGACTGCTACGACTTCACTGTGATT ATTACTTTCGATAACCAAGTTCACAGCGGCAGGATTACGGTTGACCTGGAAAATGATGTAGACATCAATGAATGCAGAGACTGGAAAGTAACTGGAGCAG CTGCTAAAAGCATTTTCCTAACGGTGCTGTTTGACTGCCTCATCATTATAACATGCATCACCTCCCTCACCCTCTGCACGCGCTCGGTGATCAGCGGGATTCTGCTTCAGTCA GAGTACTCAATCTACTGCAGAGACCACTGCAGTAAGAAAGTCCCGCTGTCAGACAAGTTGGAGTTTGTGAACGGTTGGTATATCCTCATTATTGCCAGTGACACACTGACCATCATCGGCTCCATTCTGAAGATGGAGATCCAGACTAAG GTTCTCACGAGCTACGACGTATGCAGCATCTTCCTCGGCACGGGCACCATGTTCGTCTGGATTGGAGCGCTCCGCTACATGGGCTACTTTAGAAAGTATAAT ATTCTCATCCTGACCCTCAGGGCAGCTTTCCCAAATGTTATCCGTTTCCTCTGCTGTGCTGGAATCATTTACCTGAGTTACTGTTTTTGCGGTTGGATTGTCCTTGGCCCGTATCACGAGAAG ttCCGGACCTTAAACACAGTGTCCGAGTGTCTGTTCTCCCTGATCAACGGAGACGACATGTTTCCCACCTTCATGAACATGAAGCACAAGAGCAGCCTGGTCTGGGTTTTCAGCAGAGTCTACCTGTACACGTTTGTCTCACTATTCATCTACATGATCCTCAGCCTTTTCATCACAATCATCACCGATACCTACGACACCATCAAG cagcaaagtGAAACCCCAACATCAGAGCTGCACAAATTCCTGTCTTTATGTAAAGACCTGCCAAACTCTGGTGTGTACAGACTCAACGAGACCAGCAGCTTCTTGGACTGCTGCCTCAACAG ATGCAGGAGGCATCAGGACAGGCTGACCTCAGAAGCATAG
- the mcoln3b gene encoding mucolipin-3 isoform X1: MTVTDMQESSDNEYNEYDTDATPSWAEHQHHSVEELDNVESLRRKIKYYFMNPCEKYHARGRKPWKLLLQIVKIAIITIQLMSFGLSNQMVVTFKEENLMTFRHLFLKDYAHRGMETYAIYTRKDVYDHIDYVIEQYELLHNITTGNHEYEKIGAAYTPLSLCQEYYRNGTIYPGNETFEIDAQVQTDCVEVYPKKNLSQWEVLPKYELHFKRMLSVRITFVLKAINLQTVRHRELPDCYDFTVIITFDNQVHSGRITVDLENDVDINECRDWKVTGAAAKSIFLTVLFDCLIIITCITSLTLCTRSVISGILLQSEYSIYCRDHCSKKVPLSDKLEFVNGWYILIIASDTLTIIGSILKMEIQTKVLTSYDVCSIFLGTGTMFVWIGALRYMGYFRKYNILILTLRAAFPNVIRFLCCAGIIYLSYCFCGWIVLGPYHEKFRTLNTVSECLFSLINGDDMFPTFMNMKHKSSLVWVFSRVYLYTFVSLFIYMILSLFITIITDTYDTIKQQQQSETPTSELHKFLSLCKDLPNSGVYRLNETSSFLDCCLNRCRRHQDRLTSEA, translated from the exons ATGAcagtcacag ATATGCAGGAGTCCAGTGACAATGAGTACAATGAGTATGACACAGATGCCACACCTTCCTGGGCAGAACACCAGCATCATAGTGTGGAGGAGCTGGACAATGTGGAGTCTCTCAGAAGGAAGATCAAATATTACTTCATGAACCCGTGTGAGAAATATCACGCTCGTGGACGAAAACCATGGAAACTCTTACTGCAGATTGTCAAAATTGCTATTATTACCATTCAG TTGATGTCTTTTGGGCTCAGTAACCAGATGGTTGTCACATTCAAGGAGGAAAACCTCATGACTTTCAGGCATCTTTTCTTGAAGGATTATGCTCATAGAGGCATGGAAACGTATGCCATCTACACACGGAAAGACGTATATGATCACATTGATTACGTCATTGAACAG TATGAACTTCTACACAACATCACAACAGGAAATCATGAATATGAGAAAATTGGTGCTGCCTACActccactgtcactgtgtcagGAGTATTACAGGAACGGTACCATCTACCCTGGAAATGAGACTTTCGAAATCGATGCCCAAGTGCAAACTG ATTGCGTGGAAGTTTATCCAAAGAAAAACCTGTCCCAGTGGGAAGTACTGCCCAAGTATGAATTGCATTTTAAAAG GATGCTCTCCGTCAGGATCACGTTTGTTCTCAAGGCCATAAATTTGCAAACAGTGAGACATCGAGAGCTGCCCGACTGCTACGACTTCACTGTGATT ATTACTTTCGATAACCAAGTTCACAGCGGCAGGATTACGGTTGACCTGGAAAATGATGTAGACATCAATGAATGCAGAGACTGGAAAGTAACTGGAGCAG CTGCTAAAAGCATTTTCCTAACGGTGCTGTTTGACTGCCTCATCATTATAACATGCATCACCTCCCTCACCCTCTGCACGCGCTCGGTGATCAGCGGGATTCTGCTTCAGTCA GAGTACTCAATCTACTGCAGAGACCACTGCAGTAAGAAAGTCCCGCTGTCAGACAAGTTGGAGTTTGTGAACGGTTGGTATATCCTCATTATTGCCAGTGACACACTGACCATCATCGGCTCCATTCTGAAGATGGAGATCCAGACTAAG GTTCTCACGAGCTACGACGTATGCAGCATCTTCCTCGGCACGGGCACCATGTTCGTCTGGATTGGAGCGCTCCGCTACATGGGCTACTTTAGAAAGTATAAT ATTCTCATCCTGACCCTCAGGGCAGCTTTCCCAAATGTTATCCGTTTCCTCTGCTGTGCTGGAATCATTTACCTGAGTTACTGTTTTTGCGGTTGGATTGTCCTTGGCCCGTATCACGAGAAG ttCCGGACCTTAAACACAGTGTCCGAGTGTCTGTTCTCCCTGATCAACGGAGACGACATGTTTCCCACCTTCATGAACATGAAGCACAAGAGCAGCCTGGTCTGGGTTTTCAGCAGAGTCTACCTGTACACGTTTGTCTCACTATTCATCTACATGATCCTCAGCCTTTTCATCACAATCATCACCGATACCTACGACACCATCAAG caacagcagcaaagtGAAACCCCAACATCAGAGCTGCACAAATTCCTGTCTTTATGTAAAGACCTGCCAAACTCTGGTGTGTACAGACTCAACGAGACCAGCAGCTTCTTGGACTGCTGCCTCAACAG ATGCAGGAGGCATCAGGACAGGCTGACCTCAGAAGCATAG